The following are encoded together in the Marmota flaviventris isolate mMarFla1 chromosome 18, mMarFla1.hap1, whole genome shotgun sequence genome:
- the LOC139702633 gene encoding iron-sulfur cluster assembly 2 homolog, mitochondrial: MAAARGLSLTATALRAVIPWRRGRLSASCPGLQTRWEASSSSPEASEGQIHLTDSCVRRLLEITEGSEFLRLEVEGGGCSGFQYKFSLDTVVNPDDRVFEQGGARVVVDSDSLAFVKGAQVDFSQELIRSSFQVLNNPQAEQGCSCGSSFSVKL; the protein is encoded by the coding sequence ATGGCGGCCGCCAGGGGCCTGTCCCTAACGGCCACGGCCCTAAGAGCGGTCATTCCCTGGCGGAGGGGCAGGCTCTCCGCATCCTGTCCGGGACTTCAGACGCGTTGGGAGGCGTCATCTTCCAGCCCCGAGGCTAGCGAAGGGCAGATCCACCTTACAGACAGCTGCGTCCGGAGGCTTCTGGAAATCACCGAAGGGTCAGAATTCCTCAggctggaggtggagggaggtggATGCTCGGGATTCCAGTATAAATTTTCACTGGATACAGTTGTCAACCCCGACGACAGGGTATTCGAACAGGGTGGTGCAAGAGTTGTGGTTGATTCTGATAGCTTGGCCTTCGTAAAGGGGGCCCAGGTAGACTTCAGCCAAGAACTGATCCGAAGCTCATTTCAAGTATTGAACAATCCTCAAGCAGAGCAAGGCTGCTCCTGTGGGTCATCCTTCTCTGTCAAACTTTGA
- the LOC114097403 gene encoding free fatty acid receptor 2-like: MAPEPRSMGLLFIYCISFFFGLPANLLALRAFVGRVRQPHPAPVHILLLSLTVADLLLLLLLPFKMIEAAYDFLWPLGNALCALTAYGFYSGIYCSTWLLAGISIERYRSVAFPVQYKLSRRPLYGVIAALVSGILSFGHCSIVIIVQYLPTHNVSDPESLPVCYENFTKEQLDVVLPVRLELCLVLFFIPMAVTTFCYWRFVHIMLSRPQVGTKKRWRAVGLAAVTLFNFLVCFGPYNVSHVVGFFQKSSQNWRACAVLFSALNACIDPLIFYFSSSAARRAFDRELRRLQTWGASLSAEWRKAREAAVKKGKASAGMVNDSFTGE, encoded by the coding sequence ATGGCCCCAGAGCCCCGAAGCATGGGACTTCTCTTCATTTACTGCATATCGTTTTTCTTTGGTCTCCCCGCCAACCTCCTGGCCCTGCGCGCCTTCGTGGGGCGGGTCCGCCAGCCGCATCCCGCGCCCGTGCACATCCTGCTGCTCAGCCTGACAGTGGCCgacctcctgctgctgctgctgctgcccttcAAGATGATTGAGGCAGCCTACGACTTCCTGTGGCCCCTAGGGAATGCCCTCTGTGCCCTCACGGCCTACGGCTTCTACAGCGGAATCTACTGCAGCACGTGGCTCCTGGCGGGCATCAGCATCGAGCGCTACCGCAGCGTGGCCTTCCCGGTGCAGTACAAGCTCTCCCGCCGGCCCCTGTACGGCGTGATCGCCGCCCTCGTCTCTGGCATCTTGTCCTTCGGACACTGCAGCATTGTGATCATTGTCCAATACCTGCCAACCCACAACGTGAGTGACCCCGAGAGCCTCCCGGTCTGCTACGAGAACTTCACCAAAGAGCAGCTGGACGTGGTGCTGCCCGTGCGCCTGGAGCTGTGCCTGGTCCTCTTCTTCATCCCCATGGCCGTCACCACCTTCTGCTACTGGCGCTTTGTGCACATCATGCTCTCCAGACCCCAAGTGGGGACCAAGAAGCGCTGGAGAGCCGTGGGGCTGGCCGCTGTGACCCTCTTCAATTTCCTGGTCTGCTTCGGGCCCTACAATGTGTCCCACGTGGTGGGGTTCTTCCAGAAGAGCAGCCAGAATTGGCGCGCGTGCGCCGTGCTCTTCAGCGCTCTGAACGCCTGCATCGACCCCTTGATTTTCTACTTCTCCTCCTCAGCCGCGCGCAGGGCCTTTGATAGGGAACTGCGGAGGCTGCAGACCTGGGGGGCTTCCCTGTCGGCCGAGTGGAGAAAAGCCAGGGAGGCGGCCGTAAAGAAAGGAAAGGCGAGTGCAGGCATGGTCAACGACAGCTTCACGGGAGAATAG